The following proteins come from a genomic window of Lachnoclostridium phytofermentans ISDg:
- a CDS encoding sugar transferase gives MNFIKKNAPNKYLLAVDLCCILLSFFFTTWIRYGGITRYWVRNMYGIAFIFILLLYIAIYYAYDTYSRIFKRGFLEELISIIKINCLLAVTLTFSMFVFQEGTAYSRLFFLTFFTLNILINYLARLYFKFFLLAVYKKSGSSSKLMIITTLDKAKEVLDRIRKENDWEYQVTYLTIVDRQLIGDWIEEIPVKANLVNMYEVARQEVVDEVFIYLPNDSSLSIDLDETILEFVNMGVTVNLSINAFGLKVREKIVREISGYYALSFSTRLLKESQKHLKRVMDVAGGIVGCILTLVLIVFLAPAIKLESPGPIFFSQVRVGKNGRRFKIYKFRSMDLDAEKRKEELMNQNEMEGFMFKMKDDPRLTKVGKFMRKTSLDEFPQFFNILKGDMSLVGTRPPTEDEFLRYEGRHKRRLALKCGLTGLWQVSGRSDIQDFEEVVKLDLEYIDNWSFKLDIKILLKTVVVVLFGKGSR, from the coding sequence ATGAACTTCATTAAAAAAAATGCCCCTAATAAATATCTGCTAGCAGTAGATTTATGCTGCATTTTATTATCTTTCTTTTTTACAACATGGATACGTTATGGAGGAATAACTAGATATTGGGTTAGAAATATGTATGGAATTGCATTTATCTTTATTCTCCTTTTATATATAGCAATCTACTATGCTTATGATACCTATAGTAGAATTTTTAAGCGTGGATTCCTAGAGGAATTAATTTCGATTATTAAAATAAACTGCTTGCTTGCAGTAACTCTTACTTTCTCAATGTTTGTCTTCCAGGAAGGAACAGCATATTCGAGATTATTTTTCTTGACTTTTTTTACACTTAATATATTAATAAATTATTTAGCCAGATTGTATTTTAAGTTTTTTTTACTTGCTGTTTATAAAAAGAGTGGCTCTAGCAGTAAGCTTATGATAATAACAACTTTAGATAAAGCAAAAGAAGTTTTAGATAGAATTAGAAAAGAAAATGACTGGGAGTATCAAGTTACATACTTAACTATAGTGGACAGGCAATTAATTGGAGACTGGATTGAAGAAATACCTGTTAAGGCAAATTTAGTTAATATGTATGAAGTAGCAAGACAAGAGGTAGTGGATGAAGTATTTATATATCTTCCTAATGACTCCTCTTTATCTATTGATTTAGATGAGACAATACTTGAATTTGTTAATATGGGAGTGACGGTTAACTTAAGTATTAATGCATTTGGATTAAAGGTACGTGAGAAAATAGTTCGTGAAATAAGTGGGTACTATGCACTGAGTTTTAGTACACGTTTATTAAAGGAATCCCAAAAACACTTGAAAAGGGTTATGGATGTTGCAGGAGGAATTGTAGGATGTATATTAACATTAGTATTGATTGTGTTCCTAGCCCCAGCTATTAAATTAGAATCACCAGGACCAATTTTCTTTTCACAAGTGCGAGTAGGTAAAAACGGAAGACGTTTTAAAATATATAAATTTCGTTCCATGGATTTAGATGCAGAAAAGCGCAAGGAAGAATTGATGAATCAAAATGAAATGGAAGGCTTTATGTTTAAAATGAAAGACGATCCGAGATTAACAAAAGTAGGTAAGTTTATGCGAAAAACAAGTCTTGATGAGTTTCCACAGTTCTTTAACATCTTAAAAGGAGATATGAGTTTAGTGGGAACCAGGCCGCCTACAGAAGATGAGTTCCTTAGGTATGAAGGGAGGCATAAGAGGAGGCTAGCTCTTAAATGTGGATTGACTGGGTTATGGCAGGTTAGTGGAAGAAGTGATATTCAGGATTTTGAAGAAGTGGTTAAGTTGGATCTGGAATATATCGATAACTGGTCATTTAAGTTGGATATAAAGATATTATTAAAAACAGTGGTAGTTGTATTATTTGGAAAGGGATCTAGATAA
- the pssD gene encoding PssD/Cps14F family polysaccharide biosynthesis glycosyltransferase, with protein MERLKRNICYRVIIERSCHIVNKMKRKLEKGKKSIEINNEFKGKHNRNPKICLVSSSGGHWEQLKKLQPLIDKYSGFFITEKTQIEENAKYFMKQTDLKDKWMPFKMLYNSIYALFIWLKERPDFIITTGTMIAYPFYILSIIFHKKFIFIETFGRANMPTEAGKRMEKHTDLFIVQWESQKKFYKNAIYGGCLY; from the coding sequence ATGGAAAGGCTTAAGAGAAATATTTGTTATAGGGTCATAATTGAAAGGAGTTGTCATATAGTTAATAAAATGAAAAGAAAATTAGAAAAGGGGAAGAAAAGTATAGAGATAAATAATGAATTTAAAGGTAAACATAATCGTAATCCCAAAATATGCCTCGTATCTTCCTCAGGAGGACATTGGGAACAGCTTAAAAAGTTGCAGCCACTAATAGATAAATATAGTGGCTTCTTTATTACTGAGAAAACCCAGATTGAGGAAAATGCAAAGTATTTCATGAAGCAGACTGATTTAAAAGATAAATGGATGCCATTTAAAATGCTTTATAATTCCATTTATGCCTTGTTTATTTGGTTAAAAGAACGCCCTGACTTTATTATTACTACTGGCACAATGATTGCCTATCCCTTTTACATATTATCTATTATTTTCCATAAAAAATTTATCTTTATCGAAACCTTTGGTAGGGCTAATATGCCCACTGAAGCAGGAAAAAGAATGGAAAAGCACACTGACTTATTTATTGTTCAATGGGAATCCCAGAAAAAATTTTACAAAAATGCAATCTACGGGGGGTGTTTGTATTGA
- the pssE gene encoding PssE/Cps14G family polysaccharide biosynthesis glycosyltransferase, giving the protein MFVLIFVCVGSRSYQFDRLFAKLDKLWEEGIIKEDIFAQIGVSSYKPKHFQYKDFIAEEEFIDKINEAHIVISHGASGSIMKALNAKKKVVAVTRLEKYGEHINDHQIQINEAFAVNKYVLSVYNMEELGEALKAYYEDTAEIVPWENTDPMAIVNLIDNFIIENWYSVKSL; this is encoded by the coding sequence GTGTTTGTATTGATTTTTGTATGCGTAGGTTCTAGAAGCTACCAATTTGACCGCCTATTTGCAAAACTAGATAAATTGTGGGAGGAAGGAATTATTAAGGAAGATATTTTTGCTCAAATTGGAGTTTCCTCCTATAAACCAAAACATTTCCAATATAAAGATTTTATAGCGGAAGAAGAATTTATTGATAAAATTAATGAGGCTCATATCGTTATTAGTCATGGTGCATCAGGATCTATTATGAAAGCTTTAAATGCAAAGAAGAAGGTTGTTGCAGTAACCAGATTAGAGAAATATGGCGAGCATATAAATGATCATCAAATACAAATTAACGAAGCTTTTGCGGTAAATAAATACGTACTATCCGTTTACAATATGGAGGAATTAGGTGAAGCTCTCAAGGCGTATTATGAAGATACGGCTGAAATTGTGCCCTGGGAGAATACAGACCCTATGGCAATAGTTAATTTAATAGATAATTTTATTATAGAAAATTGGTATTCTGTGAAGAGTTTATAA
- a CDS encoding glycosyltransferase, whose translation MMNPYKTKKYLFLITGMVMGGAERVMATIANEFAERGNEVLIVSLKDSSSTYRLDPRVKIVGAKGNIQSKYKFIRMLKLIFSGIKGFFYYLYYLKTYKPDVVLSFLTYSNLLAVITRLLFVRNIPVVISERCDPLKRGYIIKKICEFIYPKADCLVCQSKRVGYYFRKSFRKTNIKTNIKTNIKTNRKTNIKTNIKIIPNPVNLECVAQTIPEKRRNTIIAVGRLDSQKNYNLLIEGFQEIKSDYSDYIVEIYGQGPEYNNLYQKIQALHLENNIFLNGIKNNVMQSVHDAKLFVMTSDFEGFPNALVEAMASGLPVISTDFPTGIAKELIKDGVNGYVVPRNDKKELAKAMVKILNNSELQESMSMENRKITKQLDIDKIMDKWSTVLNEEYKRGFCHSNQYFKLKNR comes from the coding sequence ATGATGAATCCATATAAAACAAAGAAATATTTATTTTTAATTACTGGAATGGTAATGGGTGGCGCCGAACGTGTTATGGCGACAATAGCCAATGAATTCGCTGAGAGAGGAAATGAAGTATTAATAGTATCTTTGAAAGATTCTAGTAGTACTTATAGGCTTGACCCAAGGGTAAAGATAGTAGGAGCAAAGGGTAACATCCAGTCAAAGTATAAATTCATTCGTATGCTAAAGCTTATTTTTAGTGGCATAAAGGGCTTTTTTTACTACTTATACTATTTAAAAACATATAAACCAGATGTTGTATTATCATTCTTAACCTATTCTAATTTGTTAGCTGTTATAACACGTTTGTTATTTGTAAGAAATATACCAGTAGTGATATCAGAACGATGTGATCCTTTAAAAAGAGGATATATTATTAAAAAAATTTGCGAATTTATTTATCCGAAAGCAGATTGTTTGGTATGTCAAAGCAAAAGAGTTGGATATTATTTTAGAAAATCGTTTAGAAAGACAAACATAAAGACAAACATAAAAACAAACATAAAGACAAACAGAAAGACAAACATAAAGACAAACATAAAGATTATACCCAATCCTGTAAACCTTGAATGTGTGGCACAAACAATTCCTGAAAAAAGACGAAATACTATTATTGCAGTAGGTAGGTTAGATTCTCAAAAAAATTATAATTTATTAATTGAAGGTTTCCAAGAAATTAAGAGTGATTATTCTGATTATATTGTTGAGATATATGGACAGGGACCAGAATATAATAATCTATATCAAAAAATCCAGGCTCTTCACTTGGAAAACAATATATTTTTAAATGGTATTAAAAATAACGTAATGCAAAGTGTTCATGATGCTAAGCTCTTTGTTATGACCTCAGATTTCGAAGGATTTCCCAATGCTTTAGTTGAGGCCATGGCTTCAGGGCTCCCGGTTATTTCTACTGATTTTCCGACAGGAATAGCAAAAGAATTAATAAAAGATGGAGTAAATGGCTATGTAGTTCCAAGGAATGATAAAAAAGAACTGGCTAAGGCAATGGTTAAAATTCTTAATAATTCAGAATTGCAAGAGTCTATGAGTATGGAGAACAGAAAAATAACCAAACAATTAGATATAGATAAAATTATGGATAAATGGAGTACTGTTTTGAATGAAGAGTATAAAAGAGGCTTTTGTCACTCTAATCAATATTTTAAATTAAAGAATAGGTGA
- a CDS encoding ATP-grasp fold amidoligase family protein, protein MRDLLERIIKEPVLYLIYALGRILNGTLWLDKVYLKILFRFRIGKSLNLKKPKTYNEKVQWLKLYDRNPEYSKLVDKYEVRKYIAKTIGEEYLIPLLGVWKRFEDIDFNKLPNQFVLKCTHDSGGVIICKDKSTFDREAARKKLNRYLKRNYYINSREWVYKNIKPRIIAEKYIVGESGADLKDYKFMCYHGQPKTVDIISNRESDPRSDMFDINFKRLPVINYFKNSEQIINKPEDFEEMIRLCKVLSKDLIHVRCDFYDINGKVYFGEITFYQCSGLEKYEPYKYDVIFGSWIHLPIERKN, encoded by the coding sequence ATGAGAGATTTATTAGAACGAATTATAAAAGAACCAGTTTTGTATTTAATTTACGCTTTAGGAAGAATATTAAACGGAACGTTATGGTTAGATAAAGTATATCTTAAAATACTATTTAGATTCAGAATAGGAAAATCACTAAATCTTAAAAAGCCTAAGACATATAATGAAAAAGTCCAATGGTTGAAGCTATATGACAGAAATCCAGAATACTCAAAATTAGTGGATAAATATGAAGTCAGAAAATATATTGCAAAGACGATAGGCGAAGAATATTTAATTCCATTATTGGGAGTATGGAAGAGATTTGAAGATATAGATTTTAATAAGTTACCCAATCAATTTGTATTAAAATGCACACACGATTCTGGTGGGGTCATAATTTGTAAAGATAAAAGTACATTTGATAGGGAAGCCGCCCGAAAAAAATTAAACCGTTATTTAAAAAGAAACTATTATATCAACTCAAGAGAATGGGTATATAAGAATATAAAGCCAAGAATTATTGCAGAAAAATACATAGTTGGTGAATCAGGAGCAGATTTAAAAGATTATAAATTTATGTGTTATCATGGGCAACCAAAAACAGTGGATATTATATCGAATAGAGAGTCGGATCCTAGATCAGACATGTTTGATATAAACTTTAAGAGGTTACCTGTAATTAATTATTTTAAAAATAGTGAGCAGATAATTAATAAACCCGAAGATTTTGAAGAAATGATTAGGTTATGTAAAGTGTTATCAAAGGATCTTATTCATGTTAGGTGTGATTTTTATGACATCAATGGAAAAGTCTATTTTGGTGAAATAACATTTTATCAATGTAGTGGTCTTGAAAAATATGAACCCTATAAGTATGATGTAATATTTGGAAGTTGGATTCACCTTCCGATAGAAAGAAAAAACTAA
- a CDS encoding glycosyltransferase: MKKKIVFVNASLTDGGSERVMSTLANYLADKGFDVTMIVVRNRERTYKLNSNVTDVQLTYKNNNKFYILYKRIYEIRKIVKQLNADTIISFMTDINFFTILSCINLKKRVIISERAHPLLINVDEKKPLYIRIFRKILYPLADSIVFQTKFAKSCYSLKMQRKSFIIPNPISPNLPNVYEGLRKKVIVAAGRFSEEKNFEMLITAFSEVSQIHKDYKLIIYGRGHMLRELKLLRKKLKLEEKVKFPGYVENLMECIKDASIYVSSSDFEGISNSMLEALAMGIPSICTDCPVGGAAMVIENNKNGILIPVGDVKALRDAMLKIIEDKEFAKLLSVEAVRVREKYDVSKICKKWIDII; encoded by the coding sequence ATGAAAAAGAAAATCGTATTTGTGAATGCAAGTCTTACGGATGGTGGGTCTGAAAGAGTAATGTCCACTCTTGCAAATTATTTAGCTGATAAAGGTTTCGATGTTACTATGATAGTTGTTAGAAATAGAGAGCGGACCTATAAATTAAATAGTAATGTTACGGATGTTCAGTTAACTTATAAAAATAATAATAAATTTTATATTTTATATAAAAGGATATATGAAATAAGAAAAATTGTAAAGCAGCTAAATGCAGATACAATTATATCATTTATGACTGATATTAATTTTTTCACTATTCTTTCTTGTATAAATCTAAAAAAAAGAGTCATTATTTCAGAACGTGCGCACCCTTTGCTAATCAATGTAGATGAAAAGAAACCTTTATACATTAGAATTTTTAGAAAAATATTATATCCTTTGGCAGATAGTATTGTATTCCAAACTAAATTTGCTAAAAGTTGCTATTCTTTAAAAATGCAAAGGAAGAGTTTTATTATACCTAATCCCATTTCTCCTAACTTACCAAATGTTTATGAAGGACTACGTAAAAAAGTCATTGTTGCAGCAGGACGTTTTTCAGAAGAAAAGAATTTTGAAATGTTGATTACTGCCTTTTCAGAAGTGTCCCAGATACATAAGGATTATAAATTAATTATTTATGGCCGTGGTCATATGTTAAGAGAGTTAAAATTACTGAGAAAAAAATTAAAACTTGAAGAAAAGGTAAAATTCCCTGGTTATGTAGAAAACTTAATGGAATGTATTAAGGATGCCTCCATTTATGTTTCATCTTCTGATTTTGAGGGCATATCTAACTCAATGTTAGAAGCACTGGCAATGGGAATACCATCGATATGTACCGATTGTCCTGTTGGCGGTGCGGCAATGGTAATAGAGAATAATAAAAATGGTATATTAATTCCAGTAGGAGATGTTAAAGCACTAAGAGATGCAATGCTAAAAATTATAGAAGATAAAGAGTTTGCTAAGTTACTGTCTGTAGAAGCAGTAAGAGTAAGAGAAAAATATGATGTATCAAAGATCTGTAAGAAATGGATTGATATAATCTGA
- a CDS encoding sugar-transfer associated ATP-grasp domain-containing protein encodes MGILKKERALLNHFIDKSFCTGLKVGEYKYIWGYRNLWRKVVLSKKQTNSIQRNFKKYYGKSFSTKWHRFYQSYTGKFDKDYFPEILFSTELEPLLNPRSISLTLEDKNLLEPLYKSVKGLKIPKTLIGNSYGTYYSNIEGKRKIINDKKACDIISNTDYVVIKPTIGTHSGSGIMICKFMNGIDEFTQSSCSDILELYKENFIIQEYITNCKELSSLYGESLNTIRVVTYILDNKLYYLPLALRLGCDGNKVDNIGAGGLFIGISQEGYLNPYAFAEIGTKYSHHPNSKVVFRNYFIPNIPKVLEMAYCCHLKTPQVKMVSWDFTIDESLNVVLIEANMLGQSVGFPQMANGESAFGVNTGRMLKLIRK; translated from the coding sequence ATGGGGATCTTAAAAAAAGAACGAGCTTTGTTAAATCATTTTATCGATAAAAGTTTTTGTACTGGCTTAAAAGTAGGAGAATATAAATACATATGGGGATACCGAAATTTATGGAGAAAGGTAGTTTTATCAAAGAAACAAACAAATTCAATTCAAAGAAATTTTAAGAAATATTATGGGAAATCTTTTTCAACAAAGTGGCATCGTTTTTATCAAAGTTATACTGGAAAGTTCGATAAAGATTATTTTCCTGAAATTCTATTTTCGACTGAATTAGAACCTTTATTAAACCCTCGTAGTATCAGTTTAACATTGGAAGATAAAAATCTTCTAGAACCTTTATATAAGTCAGTGAAGGGACTTAAAATCCCTAAAACATTAATTGGTAATAGCTATGGTACCTATTATTCTAATATAGAAGGCAAAAGAAAAATTATAAATGATAAGAAAGCCTGTGACATAATAAGCAATACGGATTATGTGGTTATTAAGCCTACGATTGGAACACATTCAGGCAGTGGTATTATGATTTGTAAATTTATGAATGGTATCGATGAATTTACCCAAAGTTCTTGTAGCGATATTTTAGAATTGTACAAAGAAAATTTTATAATTCAAGAATATATTACTAATTGTAAAGAATTAAGTTCACTCTATGGAGAATCATTAAATACTATAAGAGTGGTTACATATATTTTAGATAACAAGTTATATTATCTTCCTTTAGCTCTTCGTTTAGGATGTGATGGGAATAAAGTTGATAATATAGGAGCTGGCGGTCTTTTTATAGGGATATCACAAGAGGGATATTTAAATCCTTATGCTTTTGCTGAAATTGGAACGAAATATAGTCACCATCCCAATAGTAAAGTAGTATTTCGGAATTATTTTATACCCAATATACCTAAAGTTCTAGAAATGGCATATTGTTGTCATTTAAAAACACCACAAGTTAAAATGGTTTCTTGGGATTTTACTATTGATGAGAGTTTAAATGTAGTGTTAATTGAGGCTAATATGTTAGGTCAAAGTGTGGGGTTCCCACAAATGGCGAATGGGGAAAGTGCTTTTGGAGTTAATACTGGAAGGATGCTAAAGTTAATTCGAAAATAA
- a CDS encoding O-antigen ligase family protein — MWCCLSVLWSPAMDKTIAAAVSIGQMVVICSLMTLYLVSVENIEKILYGIAIASLIMIVFLIIKTQPSEWIYVLKGSFSASSDKGRIGYSIGHHPNAMGNLCALLAFLWLYFYDKSKRKIYLVWILLLSLILLFTKSRAAILMLIMYFFGYIFLAKKRSFLFIKIIPITVILSLILYWAIFNIPILYELIGFRIEGVFGVFNSSYTMDASSYTRINMMKYGLDMFIKHPFLGVGFGNYGYYAYHYYDLFSETYAHSNYIEILAGLGVVGIFLYYILPVASCIILGLTLKRTEGNKRKLCAFLFVAIIVRLITDFIKITYSDELTQMINVICICGASVINKMQKAGG, encoded by the coding sequence ATGTGGTGTTGTCTTTCTGTTCTTTGGTCACCAGCAATGGACAAAACAATAGCTGCAGCTGTAAGCATAGGTCAGATGGTAGTTATTTGTTCCCTAATGACACTTTATTTAGTAAGTGTAGAAAATATAGAAAAGATTTTATATGGGATTGCTATAGCAAGTCTTATTATGATCGTCTTTTTGATCATAAAAACACAACCATCTGAATGGATATATGTTTTAAAAGGCTCATTTTCAGCCTCCTCCGATAAAGGCAGAATAGGGTATTCCATAGGTCATCATCCCAATGCTATGGGTAATTTATGCGCTTTATTAGCCTTTCTATGGTTATATTTTTACGACAAATCAAAACGTAAAATTTATTTAGTATGGATTTTGTTATTAAGTTTAATTCTTTTATTTACAAAATCAAGGGCAGCTATTCTAATGCTTATTATGTACTTTTTTGGATATATTTTTCTTGCTAAAAAAAGAAGCTTTTTATTCATTAAAATAATTCCAATAACAGTCATATTATCACTCATATTATACTGGGCGATATTTAATATACCTATTTTATATGAATTGATTGGTTTTAGAATTGAGGGAGTATTTGGGGTATTTAACTCCTCTTATACTATGGATGCTAGTTCCTATACCAGAATAAATATGATGAAATATGGACTAGACATGTTTATAAAACATCCTTTTTTAGGAGTTGGTTTTGGAAATTATGGATATTATGCCTATCATTATTATGATTTATTTTCTGAAACCTATGCTCACAGTAATTATATCGAAATACTAGCGGGATTGGGAGTGGTTGGTATATTCCTTTATTATATCCTACCAGTTGCTAGCTGTATTATTCTTGGACTGACGTTAAAAAGAACAGAAGGGAATAAGCGTAAGCTATGTGCTTTCTTATTTGTTGCTATTATTGTTAGATTAATAACGGATTTTATAAAGATTACATATAGCGATGAATTAACACAAATGATAAATGTAATTTGTATCTGTGGTGCTAGTGTAATAAATAAAATGCAAAAGGCAGGCGGGTGA
- a CDS encoding oligosaccharide flippase family protein: MSENFNYKIVKATKWSTFTEVFVKILSPIMNMILARILTPEAFGVVASITMITSLADIFSDAGFQSFLVQHEFKSEEELDNSTTVAFWSNFIISCLIYLLIFITRNHIARMLGSPNLGFAISIASLNILLTTFSSIQIARYRRNFDYKTLFYVRIVSSGVPFLVTIPMAMIYKNYWALLIGTLASNIISVIGLTIRSDWKPRFYFSIRHFKEMFSFSMWTFLDIITMWLVSYTGTFIVGYYLNDYYLGLYKISITTVDSYMAIITGSTATVLFSALSRLKDDQKEYEKTLFTFQRMISMFVMPMGIGLFLYRGLATKILLGSQWTEAKDFIGLWALISAINVIFGQNISEVLRSKGKPHLALLAQFLHLIVLVPALSFTSKISFRALYITRSLVKLEYVFVGLVLLWIALRISFLRILRNVAPTIIASLLMGGIAIVLQKVSNAVIWEFISIFICMLVYFGIILSNPSMRGDLIGIKLVRKILSKIKFLKID, translated from the coding sequence ATGAGTGAAAATTTTAATTACAAAATAGTAAAAGCTACAAAGTGGTCAACATTTACAGAAGTTTTTGTAAAAATACTATCTCCTATTATGAATATGATTCTGGCAAGAATTCTTACACCGGAAGCATTTGGTGTAGTGGCTTCTATCACTATGATAACAAGTTTAGCTGATATATTTTCAGATGCAGGATTTCAAAGTTTCTTGGTTCAACATGAATTTAAAAGCGAAGAGGAATTAGATAATAGTACAACAGTTGCTTTTTGGTCTAATTTCATAATCTCATGTTTGATATATTTGTTAATATTTATTACAAGAAATCATATTGCTAGAATGCTAGGAAGTCCGAATTTAGGATTTGCAATTAGTATAGCCAGTCTAAATATACTATTAACCACATTTTCAAGTATCCAAATAGCAAGATATCGAAGAAATTTTGATTATAAAACACTTTTTTACGTTCGAATTGTTAGTTCTGGAGTACCATTTTTAGTTACGATACCTATGGCTATGATCTACAAAAATTATTGGGCTTTATTAATTGGTACTCTAGCATCCAATATAATTAGTGTAATCGGGCTTACGATTCGATCTGATTGGAAGCCTAGATTCTACTTTAGTATAAGACATTTTAAAGAAATGTTCTCATTTAGCATGTGGACATTTTTAGATATTATAACGATGTGGTTGGTATCCTATACAGGAACTTTTATAGTAGGATATTATTTAAATGATTATTATCTTGGATTATATAAAATCTCAATTACTACAGTGGATAGTTATATGGCTATTATCACAGGTTCCACTGCAACTGTTTTATTTTCTGCTTTATCACGGTTAAAAGATGACCAAAAAGAATATGAAAAGACACTTTTTACATTCCAAAGAATGATATCCATGTTTGTTATGCCTATGGGGATTGGATTATTCCTTTACCGTGGCTTAGCAACTAAAATTCTACTAGGTTCTCAATGGACAGAAGCAAAGGATTTTATTGGACTATGGGCATTAATTAGTGCAATCAATGTTATATTTGGACAAAACATTAGTGAAGTTTTACGAAGTAAGGGGAAACCCCATTTAGCACTTTTAGCACAATTTTTGCATTTAATTGTTCTTGTTCCCGCGCTAAGTTTTACATCAAAAATAAGTTTTAGAGCACTATATATAACCCGTTCTTTGGTAAAACTAGAATATGTTTTTGTAGGCTTGGTTCTTCTTTGGATAGCATTAAGAATATCATTTCTAAGAATACTTAGGAATGTAGCACCGACGATTATAGCATCCTTATTGATGGGGGGTATAGCTATCGTATTGCAAAAGGTAAGCAACGCGGTAATTTGGGAATTTATATCTATATTTATATGTATGCTGGTGTACTTTGGAATCATTTTATCCAATCCATCCATGCGCGGTGATTTAATAGGTATAAAACTTGTCAGAAAGATATTAAGTAAGATTAAGTTTTTGAAAATAGATTAG
- a CDS encoding UDP-glucose dehydrogenase family protein, which yields MNIAVAGTGYVGLVAGVCFAEKGHKVICVDTDKEKVELMKSGVSPIYEADLEDLMRKNYEEGRLNYTTDYGLAYKNADAIFIGVGTPELPDGSANLSYIATVARQIAESVEQDCLVVVKSTVPVGTNDKVEQFIKDFLIHDVKVEVASNPEFLAQGSAVRDTLKASRVIIGTESKEAEDKLLEIYEPFGLPMVSVSRRSAEMIKYACNNFLALKISYMNDIANLCELVDADIEEVAKGMSFDARIGSSFLNAGIGYGGSCFPKDTKALKYLAKQYYYDLKTVGAAVEVNKEQKTKLFTKARKRLITFQGLKVAVLGLSFKPGTDDLREAPSLDNIALLLEQGANIYAYDPVAMCNFKKRYPDEIIYTHTPEEALEGANVCFIFTEWKEIKETTPDTYKKYMRTPLVYDGRNIYKPEEMKEAGIEYYSIGR from the coding sequence TTGAATATAGCTGTTGCGGGTACCGGTTACGTAGGATTAGTGGCAGGTGTATGTTTTGCTGAAAAAGGACATAAGGTTATCTGTGTTGATACAGATAAGGAGAAGGTTGAATTGATGAAATCCGGAGTTTCTCCAATTTATGAAGCTGATTTAGAAGATCTGATGAGAAAGAATTATGAAGAAGGTCGACTAAATTATACTACCGACTATGGATTGGCTTATAAAAATGCAGATGCAATCTTCATAGGAGTTGGAACACCTGAACTACCAGATGGATCTGCGAATCTTTCCTACATAGCTACAGTAGCACGACAAATTGCAGAGTCTGTTGAACAAGATTGTCTAGTAGTTGTTAAGTCCACCGTTCCTGTTGGTACCAATGATAAAGTTGAACAGTTTATAAAAGACTTCCTTATCCATGATGTAAAAGTTGAAGTAGCAAGTAATCCAGAGTTTCTAGCACAGGGTAGTGCTGTAAGGGATACTTTGAAAGCTTCAAGAGTCATAATAGGAACAGAAAGTAAAGAGGCTGAAGATAAGCTTCTAGAAATTTATGAACCTTTTGGTCTACCTATGGTATCTGTAAGTAGAAGAAGTGCAGAAATGATAAAATATGCTTGTAATAATTTTCTCGCCTTAAAAATCTCCTATATGAATGATATTGCAAATTTATGCGAATTGGTTGATGCAGATATTGAAGAGGTAGCAAAGGGGATGTCTTTTGATGCTAGAATTGGTTCTAGCTTCTTAAATGCAGGTATAGGCTATGGAGGAAGCTGTTTTCCGAAGGATACCAAAGCTTTAAAATATCTTGCAAAACAATATTACTATGATTTAAAAACAGTAGGAGCAGCAGTAGAAGTTAATAAAGAACAAAAAACAAAGTTATTTACGAAAGCCAGGAAACGACTAATTACGTTCCAGGGGCTTAAAGTTGCAGTATTAGGACTTTCTTTTAAACCTGGTACAGATGATTTAAGAGAAGCACCATCCCTTGATAATATAGCACTTCTTCTTGAACAAGGTGCAAATATCTATGCATATGACCCTGTAGCTATGTGTAACTTCAAAAAAAGATATCCGGATGAAATTATATATACACATACACCAGAAGAAGCATTAGAAGGAGCCAATGTATGTTTTATCTTTACTGAATGGAAAGAAATTAAAGAAACTACGCCAGATACATATAAAAAATATATGAGGACACCTTTAGTATATGATGGACGTAATATATATAAGCCTGAGGAAATGAAGGAAGCAGGCATAGAGTATTATTCTATTGGAAGATAA